The Clostridium sporogenes genome contains a region encoding:
- a CDS encoding F0F1 ATP synthase subunit epsilon: MKDNIEFTIFTPEKNIKIGEIKEVITEGLDGELAILPNHVNMITYLKPTITKYIDLSGNKKNIFTSSGVLNVENNKIYIICDASEKPEDIDIKRAEKAKKRAEERLLNKKEIDVKRAELALFRSIARIKTKEL, from the coding sequence ATGAAAGATAATATAGAATTTACTATATTTACTCCTGAAAAAAACATTAAAATTGGAGAGATAAAAGAAGTAATAACTGAAGGATTAGATGGAGAATTAGCGATACTTCCTAATCATGTCAATATGATTACTTATTTAAAGCCAACTATTACGAAATATATAGATTTAAGCGGCAATAAAAAAAATATATTTACATCTAGTGGAGTATTAAACGTAGAAAATAACAAGATTTATATTATATGTGATGCTAGTGAAAAACCAGAAGATATAGATATAAAAAGAGCAGAAAAGGCTAAAAAAAGAGCAGAGGAAAGATTACTAAATAAAAAAGAAATAGATGTAAAAAGAGCAGAATTAGCATTGTTTAGATCTATTGCTAGAATTAAAACTAAAGAACTTTAG